From the genome of Campylobacter concisus, one region includes:
- the trpB gene encoding tryptophan synthase subunit beta, producing the protein MNSKAYFGKFGGQFVPETVMFALDELENAYESIAKTKEFKDELDDLLKNYVGRPSPLFFAKRLSEHYGHEIYLKREDLNHTGAHKINNALAQALLAKKMGKKKILAETGAGQHGVATATAAALLGLECDVYMGATDVARQQLNAFRMKLLGAKVVSVEDGLKTLKEATTAAIQAWVNEIESAFYVIGSAVGPHPYPKIVRDFQSIIGTEAKAQLENYGKKADYVIACVGGGSNAIGIFSAFLDDKSVNLVGIEAGGLGIETPYHAATLSKGKTGIIHGMKTTVLQDEYGMISPVHSISAGLDYPGIGPEHAHLNDIKRVKYEAVTDDECINALYFLSKMEGIIPAIESAHALAYLEKLCPKLDKKSVIVVNVSGRGDKDINTVIGYEKGKIYG; encoded by the coding sequence ATGAATAGTAAAGCATATTTTGGAAAATTTGGCGGGCAGTTCGTGCCTGAGACGGTGATGTTTGCCCTTGATGAGCTAGAAAATGCTTATGAGAGCATCGCAAAGACAAAAGAGTTTAAAGACGAGCTTGATGATCTTTTGAAAAACTACGTTGGCAGGCCTAGTCCGCTCTTTTTTGCAAAGCGCCTGAGCGAGCACTACGGACATGAAATTTACCTAAAAAGAGAGGATCTAAACCACACGGGCGCACACAAGATAAATAATGCCCTAGCTCAAGCACTGCTTGCTAAAAAGATGGGTAAAAAGAAAATTTTAGCTGAGACTGGAGCTGGCCAGCACGGCGTGGCAACAGCGACTGCAGCGGCACTTTTGGGCTTAGAGTGTGATGTGTATATGGGTGCAACAGACGTGGCTAGACAGCAGCTAAATGCCTTTCGTATGAAGCTTCTTGGCGCAAAGGTGGTGAGCGTGGAAGATGGCTTAAAAACTCTAAAAGAGGCGACTACGGCGGCCATACAAGCGTGGGTAAATGAGATAGAGAGCGCATTTTACGTCATTGGCTCAGCCGTTGGCCCGCACCCATATCCAAAGATCGTGCGTGACTTCCAAAGCATCATCGGTACAGAGGCCAAAGCTCAGCTTGAAAATTATGGCAAAAAGGCGGACTATGTCATCGCCTGCGTTGGCGGCGGCAGCAATGCTATTGGCATTTTTAGCGCATTTTTAGATGATAAGAGCGTAAATTTGGTAGGTATCGAGGCTGGAGGCCTTGGCATAGAGACGCCTTATCACGCAGCTACGCTTAGCAAAGGCAAAACTGGCATCATCCACGGCATGAAAACTACGGTCTTGCAAGATGAGTATGGTATGATCTCGCCAGTGCATAGCATCTCAGCAGGCTTAGACTACCCAGGCATCGGTCCAGAGCATGCTCATCTAAACGACATCAAAAGGGTAAAATATGAAGCCGTGACCGATGATGAGTGCATAAATGCTCTTTATTTCTTAAGCAAGATGGAGGGCATCATCCCAGCCATCGAGAGTGCGCATGCACTAGCGTATCTGGAGAAGCTTTGTCCAAAACTTGATAAAAAAAGCGTCATCGTCGTAAACGTCTCAGGCAGGGGCGATAAGGACATAAATACAGTTATCGGCTATGAAAAAGGAAAAATTTATGGATAA
- a CDS encoding phosphoribosylanthranilate isomerase — MALVKICGIKTLDEASAVCALDVDFIGLIFAKSKRKVELNLARQIAKFAHSKGKKVVGVFALQSECEIMEICQFAGLDVAQVHGVVSENLGANLKDMGLEIWQVFSVKDSLPEVDFKHFDMALFDCKGENAGGNGTSFEWEILKEVKFKFGMAGGISEHNIKEALKFKPYLVDINSKVEDENGIKDAQKIERILKIIGVR, encoded by the coding sequence ATGGCGCTAGTTAAAATTTGTGGCATCAAAACGCTAGATGAGGCAAGTGCGGTTTGCGCTTTGGATGTTGATTTTATAGGGTTAATATTTGCTAAAAGCAAAAGAAAGGTCGAGCTAAATTTAGCTAGGCAGATAGCGAAATTTGCTCACAGCAAGGGCAAAAAAGTAGTTGGTGTTTTTGCTTTGCAAAGTGAGTGTGAGATAATGGAAATTTGCCAGTTTGCTGGTCTTGACGTGGCTCAGGTGCATGGAGTGGTGAGTGAAAATTTAGGCGCAAATTTAAAAGATATGGGGCTTGAGATTTGGCAGGTTTTTAGCGTGAAAGATAGCTTGCCAGAGGTTGATTTTAAGCATTTTGACATGGCGCTTTTTGACTGTAAGGGCGAAAATGCCGGCGGAAACGGCACTAGCTTTGAGTGGGAAATTTTAAAAGAGGTTAAGTTTAAATTTGGCATGGCTGGGGGCATAAGCGAGCACAATATAAAAGAAGCGCTGAAATTTAAGCCATATCTAGTCGATATCAATTCAAAAGTCGAGGATGAAAACGGCATAAAAGATGCGCAAAAGATAGAGAGAATTTTAAAGATCATAGGTGTGAGGTAG
- the trpD gene encoding anthranilate phosphoribosyltransferase, with translation MILLIDNYDSFVFNVEQYVKELTNEEVRCVRNDKITLDEIKKLNPSKIILSPGPKHPQDSGVCLEILQADLGVPVLGICLGHQAIGLSFGAKIKRLDDPLHGKTSFIDVKNKEPLFAGLPERFEVMRYHSLYVDELPASLSADAVSDDGVVMALSVKDKPIFGIQFHPESYFTQYGKKIVENFVNYKAKKEVKEPKIRSLKPYLIKLQENIPLDDSDFEQICEIIASKEYEIVQLSALLVLISEKSLYPKSLAALAKNILKYSQTYRDDTPMIDLCGTGGDGFKTINISTTVAFILASLGIKVAKHGNKAVSSKSGSSDVLEILGVKSEKSLAKQRENLASKNLAFFHAPFFHPLVGEVREVRQRLGIRTVFNVLGPLLNPNLNLTNQLVGVYHKPVLKLYAQTLKILGRKHALVVRGDDGLDEITLCSETSVVELKNGEIFEYSITPEQFGFKRTLHSDIEGGTPEENAKTLIRTLKGEEQGAKFDIVVFNAMFALYAADGAKSPDEAKKMVLEAINSGKAYKFYEEFIKAQA, from the coding sequence TTGATTTTACTTATAGATAACTACGATAGTTTTGTCTTCAACGTCGAGCAGTACGTAAAAGAGCTCACAAACGAAGAGGTTAGATGCGTTAGAAACGACAAGATAACGCTTGATGAGATAAAAAAACTAAACCCAAGTAAGATCATCCTAAGCCCAGGGCCAAAGCACCCACAAGATAGCGGAGTTTGTTTAGAAATTTTGCAGGCAGATCTTGGCGTGCCGGTGCTTGGAATTTGCCTTGGACATCAAGCTATAGGGCTTAGTTTTGGCGCAAAGATAAAAAGACTAGATGACCCACTACACGGCAAAACCTCGTTTATTGACGTGAAAAATAAAGAGCCACTTTTTGCTGGGCTGCCTGAGCGCTTTGAGGTTATGCGCTACCACTCACTTTATGTTGATGAGCTCCCAGCTAGCTTGAGCGCTGACGCAGTGAGCGATGATGGCGTAGTTATGGCACTTAGCGTTAAAGATAAGCCGATCTTTGGGATCCAGTTTCACCCAGAGAGCTACTTCACGCAATATGGCAAAAAGATCGTTGAAAATTTTGTAAATTACAAGGCAAAAAAAGAGGTAAAAGAGCCTAAAATTCGCTCACTCAAGCCATATCTTATCAAGCTTCAAGAGAACATCCCGCTTGATGATAGCGACTTTGAGCAAATTTGCGAGATAATAGCCAGCAAAGAGTACGAGATCGTGCAGCTTTCAGCCCTTTTGGTGCTCATTAGCGAAAAGAGCCTCTATCCAAAAAGCCTCGCTGCGCTTGCAAAAAATATCCTAAAATACTCGCAAACTTACCGCGACGATACGCCTATGATCGATCTTTGCGGCACTGGAGGCGATGGCTTTAAGACGATAAATATCTCAACTACAGTTGCATTTATCCTTGCAAGCCTTGGCATAAAGGTCGCAAAACACGGCAACAAGGCAGTTTCAAGCAAGTCTGGCAGCTCTGATGTGCTTGAAATTTTAGGCGTAAAAAGTGAAAAATCACTGGCAAAACAGCGTGAAAATTTAGCCAGTAAAAATTTAGCCTTTTTCCACGCGCCATTTTTCCATCCGCTAGTTGGTGAGGTGAGAGAAGTGCGCCAAAGACTTGGCATAAGAACCGTATTTAACGTGCTTGGACCGCTTTTAAATCCAAATTTAAACCTTACAAATCAGCTAGTTGGCGTCTATCATAAGCCTGTCCTAAAACTCTACGCCCAGACGCTTAAGATCCTTGGTAGAAAGCACGCTTTGGTCGTTCGCGGCGATGACGGACTAGATGAGATCACGCTTTGCAGTGAAACAAGCGTTGTGGAGCTAAAAAATGGCGAAATTTTTGAATATAGCATCACGCCAGAGCAGTTTGGCTTTAAAAGAACGCTTCACAGCGACATTGAGGGTGGCACACCTGAAGAAAACGCTAAAACCTTGATACGCACGCTAAAAGGCGAGGAGCAGGGGGCGAAATTTGACATCGTGGTCTTTAACGCAATGTTTGCACTCTACGCGGCTGATGGCGCAAAGAGCCCAGACGAGGCCAAAAAAATGGTTTTAGAGGCGATAAATTCTGGTAAGGCGTATAAATTTTATGAAGAGTTTATAAAGGCACAAGCGTAA
- the recR gene encoding recombination mediator RecR, which yields MKRGLEKFNELTESFAKLPGVGKKSAARFAYFVCMQDSFAGLRLAQNIEDAVRFIKRCERCGGLSENEICDICSDESRDSEVILLVESPKDILVFEQNGIYNGLYFVLDEIDEDAIERLRSAIKQNGSKEVVFAFTPGLNSDALMLYVEDKLGMSEISFSKIAQGVPTGVNLENVDMLSLLKAYESRTKA from the coding sequence ATGAAAAGGGGCTTAGAGAAATTTAATGAGCTAACTGAGTCATTTGCTAAGCTACCAGGTGTCGGTAAAAAATCAGCCGCGAGATTTGCCTACTTTGTCTGCATGCAAGATAGCTTTGCAGGGCTAAGGCTGGCGCAAAATATCGAAGATGCGGTTAGGTTTATCAAACGCTGTGAGCGTTGTGGTGGGCTAAGCGAAAATGAAATTTGCGACATTTGCAGCGACGAGAGCAGGGACAGCGAGGTCATCTTGCTAGTTGAGAGCCCAAAAGATATCTTGGTTTTTGAGCAAAATGGCATCTACAACGGCCTTTACTTCGTGCTTGACGAGATCGACGAGGACGCCATAGAGAGGTTGCGAAGTGCTATCAAGCAAAATGGCTCAAAAGAGGTCGTCTTTGCTTTTACACCTGGGTTAAATTCTGACGCACTTATGCTTTACGTTGAGGATAAGCTAGGGATGAGTGAAATTTCATTTAGCAAGATCGCCCAGGGCGTGCCAACTGGTGTAAATTTAGAAAACGTCGATATGCTCTCACTCCTAAAAGCCTACGAGAGCCGCACAAAAGCCTAA
- a CDS encoding ArsS family sensor histidine kinase translates to MKYSITTKITIIFAIAFSLMCLLFVTFANIQQESALEKLKDRQISAMNYLVALYERGNPPRDLEHYFKNFYLEYVGNKNLATSIATNGTVVFTQHTPLGVVQSVNYKGDLYLLIKNPSFQLLLESNDARHVNDPLWVAFLIVSALLISLYVSVLRSLSPLRRLSKDIRKFASGNMEMAMTARLNENEQDEIGQVAVEFDNAVCKIRELIRSRQLFLRAIMHELKTPIGKGRIVSEMVANETQKMRLINVFERLEMLINEFSKVEQLLSKSYALNYQECHFSLILEQVQDMLMLDKFEERVSCDIRDDVILRVDFQLFSLAIKNLIDNALKYAEDKKAILICDSEFIAVKNLGKKLNHPIDYYKQAFVRGDKVSAGSGMGLGLYIIEQICQMQKFELVYDYEDGYHVFKILLRAKAKRA, encoded by the coding sequence ATGAAATATTCCATAACTACGAAGATAACTATTATCTTTGCCATAGCTTTCTCATTGATGTGTTTGCTCTTTGTAACCTTTGCAAACATTCAGCAAGAGAGCGCTTTAGAAAAACTAAAGGATAGACAAATAAGTGCGATGAACTATCTTGTCGCACTCTATGAACGCGGAAATCCCCCAAGGGATTTAGAACATTATTTTAAAAATTTTTACTTAGAGTATGTTGGAAATAAAAATTTAGCCACTTCAATAGCTACAAATGGAACTGTTGTTTTTACGCAGCACACACCTCTTGGAGTGGTGCAATCGGTTAATTATAAAGGTGATTTGTATTTGCTTATTAAAAACCCATCTTTTCAGCTACTTCTTGAAAGTAATGATGCAAGACACGTAAATGATCCGCTTTGGGTCGCATTTTTGATAGTTTCAGCCCTTCTCATCTCACTTTATGTTTCTGTTCTTAGAAGTCTTTCACCACTTAGAAGGCTTAGTAAAGATATCAGAAAATTTGCCAGTGGAAATATGGAAATGGCGATGACGGCTAGGCTAAATGAAAACGAGCAAGACGAGATCGGACAAGTCGCTGTTGAGTTTGATAATGCCGTTTGCAAGATAAGAGAGCTCATCCGCTCAAGGCAGCTATTTTTGCGTGCGATCATGCATGAGCTAAAGACTCCTATTGGCAAGGGCAGGATCGTCTCTGAAATGGTCGCAAATGAGACCCAAAAAATGAGGCTCATCAATGTGTTTGAGCGCCTCGAGATGCTTATAAATGAATTTAGTAAGGTCGAGCAGCTTCTTTCAAAAAGCTACGCGCTAAACTATCAAGAGTGCCATTTTTCACTCATTTTAGAGCAGGTGCAAGATATGCTCATGCTTGATAAATTTGAAGAGCGAGTGAGCTGTGATATTAGAGATGATGTTATATTAAGAGTGGATTTTCAGCTTTTTAGTTTGGCGATTAAAAATTTGATAGACAATGCCCTAAAATACGCGGAGGACAAGAAAGCCATCTTGATCTGCGATAGCGAATTTATAGCGGTTAAAAATTTAGGTAAAAAGCTAAATCACCCTATCGACTACTACAAACAAGCCTTTGTTAGAGGCGACAAGGTGAGTGCTGGGAGTGGCATGGGGCTTGGACTTTACATCATCGAGCAAATTTGCCAGATGCAAAAATTTGAACTAGTTTATGACTACGAAGACGGCTATCACGTCTTTAAAATTTTACTTCGTGCAAAGGCAAAACGCGCATGA
- a CDS encoding response regulator transcription factor, with amino-acid sequence MVNVLMIEDDPEFAQILSEYLDSFNIKVTNFEDPYLGLSAGIKNYDLLILDLTLPGIDGLEVCKEIRQKYDIPIIISSARSDISDKVVGLQLGADDYLPKPYDPKEMYARITSLIRRYKKTNEVQEEVVDSAFRIDDKRHEIYFNNEPLALTPAEYEILTYLIKQHSFSVSREQLVYNCKSLKDKDSKSLDVIIGRLRSKIGDSSKAPKHIFSVRGIGYKLIG; translated from the coding sequence ATGGTTAATGTTTTAATGATAGAAGACGATCCAGAATTTGCGCAAATTTTATCTGAATATCTTGATAGTTTTAATATAAAAGTTACGAATTTTGAAGATCCATATTTAGGACTTAGTGCTGGGATAAAAAACTATGATTTGTTAATACTTGATCTTACTTTGCCGGGCATTGATGGGCTTGAGGTTTGTAAAGAAATTCGCCAAAAATATGATATTCCTATTATCATAAGCTCAGCTAGAAGTGATATTAGTGACAAGGTTGTTGGACTTCAGCTTGGTGCTGATGATTATTTGCCAAAACCATACGATCCAAAAGAGATGTATGCTCGTATCACAAGTCTTATTAGAAGATACAAAAAGACAAATGAAGTACAAGAAGAGGTCGTTGATAGCGCATTTAGGATCGATGATAAACGTCACGAAATTTACTTTAATAATGAGCCGTTAGCGCTTACTCCAGCTGAGTATGAAATTTTAACTTATCTCATTAAGCAACACAGCTTTTCAGTATCACGCGAACAGCTAGTTTATAACTGCAAAAGCCTAAAAGATAAAGATTCAAAGAGCTTAGATGTTATTATCGGACGCCTTAGATCAAAAATCGGTGATAGCTCAAAAGCCCCAAAACATATATTTTCAGTAAGAGGCATAGGATATAAGCTTATCGGATGA
- the dnaJ gene encoding molecular chaperone DnaJ yields MEFDYYEILEISRNASGDEIKKAFRRLALKYHPDRNSGDKEAELKFKQINEAYQVLSDEQKRSIYDRYGKEGLEGRFGSGGGFSADFDLSDIFDSFFGGGFASSSRQRKRYSEKYSADLEIPINLEFNEAIFGCEKEIKFDQKVPCPTCNATGSKDGKSKTCQYCGGSGRITRGNGFMNIVQECPYCHGSGEVISEPCPDCNAKAYKIQQQTVKITIPEGVDSGMRMRVAGKGNIGTNGVQGDLYVSINVKEDKHFIRHNDDIYLEIPVFFTQAILGESIKIPTLRGETELKLPVGAKDKQQFIFESEGIKSVNSRKKGRLVAQISIQTPEKLSDEQKELLNKLQASFGIESGKSNTDESVFDKIKSWFKGDEPKGKKKK; encoded by the coding sequence GTGGAATTTGACTATTACGAAATCCTTGAAATTTCAAGAAATGCAAGCGGAGATGAGATCAAAAAAGCCTTTAGAAGACTTGCTTTAAAATATCACCCAGATAGAAATTCTGGCGACAAAGAGGCTGAACTAAAATTTAAACAGATAAATGAAGCTTATCAAGTTTTAAGCGACGAGCAAAAACGCTCTATCTACGACAGATATGGCAAAGAAGGCCTTGAGGGTCGATTTGGTAGCGGTGGCGGATTTAGTGCCGATTTTGATCTTTCAGATATTTTTGACTCATTTTTTGGCGGCGGTTTTGCGAGTAGTTCTAGACAGAGAAAAAGATACTCAGAAAAATACTCAGCCGATCTTGAAATTCCTATAAATTTGGAGTTTAACGAAGCTATTTTTGGTTGTGAAAAAGAGATAAAATTTGATCAAAAAGTGCCTTGCCCAACATGCAATGCGACTGGCAGTAAAGATGGCAAGAGCAAGACTTGCCAGTACTGTGGCGGAAGTGGCAGGATAACACGTGGAAATGGCTTTATGAATATCGTCCAAGAGTGTCCATATTGCCACGGAAGCGGTGAAGTAATAAGCGAACCATGCCCTGATTGTAATGCAAAAGCTTATAAAATCCAGCAACAAACTGTAAAGATTACTATTCCTGAGGGCGTTGATAGCGGTATGAGAATGAGAGTAGCTGGCAAAGGCAATATCGGTACAAACGGCGTTCAAGGCGATCTTTATGTAAGTATAAACGTAAAAGAAGACAAGCATTTCATTCGTCACAACGACGATATTTATCTAGAAATTCCTGTCTTTTTCACGCAAGCTATACTTGGCGAGAGTATAAAAATTCCAACGCTTCGAGGAGAAACTGAGCTAAAACTACCTGTTGGAGCAAAGGACAAGCAGCAATTTATCTTTGAAAGTGAAGGTATCAAAAGCGTAAATTCGCGTAAAAAAGGTAGGCTCGTAGCGCAAATTTCTATTCAAACGCCTGAAAAACTAAGCGATGAGCAAAAAGAGCTTTTAAATAAGCTTCAAGCTAGCTTTGGCATAGAATCAGGTAAATCAAATACCGATGAAAGCGTCTTTGATAAGATAAAAAGCTGGTTTAAAGGCGATGAGCCAAAAGGCAAAAAGAAAAAATAA
- the pyk gene encoding pyruvate kinase — protein sequence MIKKTKIVATLGPASDNEETMEAMVKAGVNVFRLNFSHGTHEYHKSNIDKIRNIEKRLNKRIGILQDICGPKIRVGKLSEPFYLKAGDELSIHADEIIGEKVENGIYKVSLNQPQILPMLKVGEYVYLYDGSIRAKVVSEGKEIVKTIIENDGILNSNKGVNFPNTALGIDIITPKDKEDMKFGAKHGVNFVAISFVQDANDVIKAKNILKEFGSRAAVLSKIEKFDAVENIDDIIAKSDGIMVARGDLGIEVPFYKVPTIQKLIIKKANAASKPVITATQMMLSMAEHETATRAEISDVANAVLDGTDAVMLSEESAIGKNPVAVVEAMSKTIIQTQSIYPYNKFDEFDFFDETDMVASSAASLAVRIKADALISITGSGKSAIKLARNRTNIDIIAVAHDEQTAHMLTLAWGVTPALVLEKTKLSSLLANVMKKAYEEGYVEHDKTYLVTAGHPTGVEGSTNLIRIIRRDQLDYYLELATE from the coding sequence ATGATAAAAAAGACGAAAATCGTAGCTACTTTGGGGCCAGCAAGTGATAATGAAGAGACAATGGAAGCGATGGTAAAAGCGGGTGTTAATGTCTTTCGTTTAAATTTTAGCCATGGGACACACGAATACCATAAATCAAACATTGACAAGATAAGAAATATCGAAAAAAGGCTAAATAAAAGAATAGGAATTTTACAAGATATCTGCGGCCCAAAGATCAGAGTTGGCAAGCTTAGTGAGCCATTTTATCTAAAGGCCGGTGATGAACTTAGTATCCATGCTGATGAGATCATCGGTGAAAAAGTGGAAAACGGAATTTATAAAGTAAGCCTAAACCAGCCTCAAATTTTGCCTATGCTGAAAGTTGGCGAGTATGTCTATCTCTATGATGGCTCTATAAGAGCAAAGGTTGTCAGCGAAGGTAAAGAAATAGTAAAAACTATCATTGAAAATGATGGAATTTTAAACTCAAATAAAGGCGTGAATTTCCCAAATACGGCTCTTGGCATCGATATCATCACACCAAAAGACAAAGAAGATATGAAATTTGGCGCAAAGCATGGTGTAAATTTTGTTGCTATTAGCTTCGTGCAAGATGCAAATGACGTAATAAAGGCAAAAAATATCTTAAAAGAATTTGGCTCAAGAGCTGCTGTTTTATCTAAGATCGAGAAATTTGATGCGGTTGAAAATATAGATGATATCATCGCAAAGAGTGATGGTATCATGGTGGCTCGTGGCGATCTTGGCATAGAAGTGCCATTTTATAAGGTTCCAACTATCCAAAAGCTCATCATCAAAAAGGCAAATGCAGCAAGCAAGCCAGTCATCACAGCAACTCAGATGATGCTAAGTATGGCAGAGCATGAGACTGCCACAAGAGCAGAGATCAGTGATGTGGCAAATGCCGTGCTAGACGGCACTGATGCTGTTATGCTAAGTGAAGAGAGTGCGATCGGTAAAAACCCAGTCGCAGTCGTGGAGGCGATGAGTAAAACGATCATCCAAACTCAAAGCATCTATCCATATAATAAATTTGATGAGTTTGACTTTTTTGACGAGACTGATATGGTGGCAAGTAGCGCCGCATCTCTTGCTGTTCGCATAAAAGCAGATGCATTAATCTCAATCACTGGCTCAGGAAAATCGGCTATAAAATTAGCTAGAAACCGCACAAATATCGACATCATTGCAGTCGCTCACGATGAGCAAACAGCTCACATGCTTACCCTTGCTTGGGGTGTTACGCCAGCGCTTGTACTAGAAAAAACAAAGCTTAGCTCACTTTTAGCAAATGTCATGAAAAAGGCGTATGAAGAGGGATATGTTGAACACGACAAGACTTATCTTGTCACAGCCGGTCACCCTACGGGTGTTGAGGGTAGCACGAACCTTATACGTATCATCAGACGCGATCAGCTTGATTATTATTTGGAGCTTGCAACTGAGTAA
- a CDS encoding TRAP transporter substrate-binding protein, with product MNKFLLASLGLAAVACVAMGDDKVYKLKLASSWESTMPVLGDVPKELKDKVEKMSNGRLELRIDYPSKHKSPFAMLDFAKSGQYDITYTSSYYYKGKDAKTIFFTATPFMMNTDEQTAWYEFGGGKELEAKVYDPYNIKIFRAGNTGMQMGGWFKKEIKSLDDIKGLKIRIPGFGGEIYAKLGANINTIPTGELYMALEMGTIDSVEWVSPAYDMALGFHKVAKYYYTGWQEPNGETQFFFNKKSYEKLPDDLKAIFEAAAAEVARDANTKVFYSNVEYWDKMKSEYPDIQVKSFPPEVIAALKKATNELLDEESAKDPLFKEIVESQRAFLKKAREWTKISDYAYIKTNE from the coding sequence ATGAATAAATTTTTATTAGCGTCTCTTGGTCTAGCAGCTGTTGCTTGCGTTGCTATGGGAGATGATAAAGTTTATAAGCTAAAGCTTGCTAGCTCATGGGAGAGCACTATGCCAGTGCTTGGTGATGTGCCAAAAGAGCTAAAGGATAAAGTTGAAAAGATGAGTAATGGCAGACTTGAGCTAAGGATTGATTATCCATCAAAGCATAAATCACCTTTTGCAATGCTTGATTTTGCTAAAAGCGGTCAATACGACATTACCTACACAAGTAGCTATTATTATAAAGGCAAAGATGCTAAAACTATATTTTTTACAGCAACTCCATTTATGATGAATACTGACGAGCAAACAGCTTGGTATGAATTTGGCGGTGGTAAGGAGCTTGAGGCAAAAGTTTACGATCCATACAATATCAAAATTTTTAGAGCTGGAAATACCGGCATGCAAATGGGTGGCTGGTTTAAAAAAGAGATAAAATCACTAGATGATATCAAAGGTTTAAAGATAAGAATTCCGGGCTTTGGTGGTGAAATTTACGCTAAACTTGGCGCTAACATCAATACTATCCCAACTGGTGAGCTTTATATGGCTCTTGAGATGGGAACGATCGACTCAGTCGAATGGGTTAGCCCAGCTTATGATATGGCACTTGGCTTTCACAAAGTGGCAAAATACTACTACACAGGCTGGCAAGAGCCAAACGGTGAGACTCAGTTTTTCTTTAATAAAAAATCATACGAAAAACTTCCAGATGACCTAAAAGCGATCTTTGAAGCAGCTGCAGCAGAAGTAGCAAGAGATGCAAATACAAAAGTATTTTATTCAAATGTCGAGTACTGGGATAAAATGAAGAGCGAGTATCCAGACATCCAAGTAAAATCTTTCCCACCAGAAGTAATAGCAGCTCTTAAAAAAGCCACAAATGAGCTTCTTGATGAAGAGAGTGCTAAAGATCCGTTATTTAAAGAGATCGTTGAGTCTCAAAGAGCTTTCCTTAAAAAAGCAAGAGAATGGACTAAAATTTCAGACTACGCTTATATCAAAACAAACGAATAG
- a CDS encoding shikimate dehydrogenase: MKTFAVFGDPIAHSVSPRLHNKAIADLGLKALYTRVLLKDGSELINKFKSLKLNGANVTLPHKEWALNLADEASDIARKIGSANTLVLKNDKIYAHNTDAPGFLKAIKNFKDVKKAIVLGAGGTANAITYALKEQGVDVCILNRSKDRLEKFKNEYKCFSWDNYEEQIFDLVINSTSAGLKDVFLPAPKEILKSIFKDAKFAFDVIYGKQTPFLEMAKQSSLGVKDGADMLLYQAVLALNLFFNNTLDESKIEHSMREIFYL, from the coding sequence ATGAAAACATTCGCAGTCTTTGGAGATCCAATAGCTCACTCGGTATCTCCGAGACTGCACAATAAGGCCATTGCGGACCTGGGCTTAAAAGCACTTTATACAAGAGTCTTGCTAAAAGATGGTAGCGAATTAATCAATAAATTTAAATCCTTAAAATTAAACGGTGCAAACGTAACACTTCCACATAAAGAGTGGGCTTTAAATTTAGCCGATGAAGCTTCAGATATAGCTCGTAAAATAGGCTCTGCAAATACTCTTGTGCTTAAAAATGACAAAATTTATGCTCACAATACAGATGCGCCTGGGTTTTTAAAGGCAATAAAAAATTTTAAAGATGTAAAAAAAGCTATTGTTCTTGGAGCTGGCGGTACTGCAAATGCCATAACTTATGCATTAAAAGAACAAGGCGTTGATGTTTGCATACTAAATAGAAGCAAAGATAGGCTTGAGAAATTTAAAAATGAATACAAATGCTTTAGTTGGGATAACTACGAAGAGCAAATATTTGATCTAGTTATTAACTCGACCTCTGCTGGCTTAAAGGATGTTTTTTTACCAGCACCTAAAGAAATTTTAAAAAGCATTTTTAAAGATGCTAAATTCGCATTTGATGTGATTTATGGTAAGCAAACACCATTTTTAGAAATGGCCAAGCAAAGCAGCCTTGGTGTAAAAGATGGTGCCGATATGCTTTTATATCAAGCAGTTCTAGCGCTAAATTTATTTTTTAACAATACACTTGATGAGTCAAAGATAGAGCACTCAATGAGAGAAATTTTCTATCTATAA